The following proteins are encoded in a genomic region of Methanobrevibacter gottschalkii DSM 11977:
- a CDS encoding POT-type proton-dependent oligopeptide transporter, whose amino-acid sequence MKYDKSLIVLFIIQICEGFSFYGLGAILTLFMTQFLNLSLSFAFLVYGTYFGLVYIATLFGGYLSDKYIRSRCLINAGIILMGLGFIVLSYFASWANPLVQTHSYFYFNTPEIMLIISLMSIILGEGLLRVNISSTVKQVYEDNEKKVESAFTLLIMALNIGAVSSAIILGLTIGEGNLSLYKYGFLILAVSLFIGIIIYNLFRNKYLVNSKGEIVGIKPSIKLESVMDNAEEKLTKQERNHVKAIIIILSISLIFFIGFEVIDSSLMFFAKDYVANTIPFVPFRISPEIIKFIEPFGVIIFSPFILTYFNLKDGDENESLIFRIMLGIIVLLVTYAVFFIPCMMVDNNMTDVSIIFIIIMELIRSTSEILILPIGLSIVSKLSPAKYLSRLLGLFYCSLAGAYVVSGYMAGFYPNAESMAHKLFGLIQINDFKIFASVFIVMYLTLFTATYISRNKIRDLME is encoded by the coding sequence AAGCCTTTCATTTGCATTTTTAGTTTATGGTACCTATTTTGGATTAGTTTATATTGCAACATTATTTGGAGGATATTTGTCTGATAAATATATAAGAAGCAGATGTCTTATAAATGCGGGAATAATCCTGATGGGTTTAGGTTTTATTGTCCTGAGTTATTTTGCATCATGGGCTAATCCCCTTGTGCAGACACATTCTTATTTCTATTTTAATACTCCCGAAATCATGCTGATAATTAGTTTAATGTCTATAATTTTGGGTGAAGGACTATTGAGAGTAAATATCTCCTCAACTGTAAAACAGGTATATGAAGATAATGAAAAGAAAGTTGAATCTGCATTTACATTATTGATAATGGCATTAAATATTGGAGCTGTTAGTTCTGCAATAATACTTGGATTAACAATTGGTGAAGGAAATTTAAGTTTATATAAGTATGGATTCTTAATACTTGCAGTTAGCTTATTCATTGGAATAATAATTTATAATCTATTTAGAAATAAATATTTGGTAAATTCAAAAGGAGAGATAGTTGGAATTAAGCCTTCAATAAAATTGGAATCTGTAATGGACAATGCGGAGGAAAAATTGACCAAACAAGAAAGAAATCATGTGAAAGCTATTATAATTATACTTTCCATATCTTTAATATTCTTCATCGGTTTTGAAGTAATCGATTCATCATTAATGTTTTTTGCAAAAGATTATGTTGCAAATACAATTCCATTTGTCCCATTTAGGATAAGTCCTGAAATAATCAAATTTATAGAACCCTTTGGTGTAATTATATTCTCACCATTTATACTAACATACTTTAATCTAAAAGACGGTGATGAAAATGAATCTTTAATATTTAGAATAATGCTTGGAATTATTGTATTGCTTGTAACTTATGCAGTATTTTTCATACCTTGCATGATGGTCGATAATAATATGACTGATGTCTCAATAATTTTCATTATAATCATGGAGCTAATCAGATCAACTTCTGAAATATTAATACTTCCTATAGGTTTGAGTATTGTATCAAAATTATCTCCAGCAAAATACTTATCTCGATTACTCGGATTATTCTATTGTTCTTTGGCAGGAGCATATGTGGTGTCCGGATATATGGCAGGATTCTATCCTAATGCTGAAAGTATGGCACATAAGTTATTTGGTTTAATACAAATCAATGATTTTAAAATCTTTGCTTCAGTATTTATAGTGATGTATTTGACATTGTTTACAGCTACTTATATTTCTCGAAATAAAATTAGGGATTTAATGGAATAA
- a CDS encoding D-2-hydroxyacid dehydrogenase: MKKMKGVLLEASAIDKGDISWEELSEHVDLTIYENTTERNKFEHIGDAEVIFDNKVIIDEEVFRKCPNIKYVGVCATGYNVVDMTAARKRNITVTNVPAYSTDSVVQLTWALILEQTCNLELHNQSVKNGDWINSEIFCYWLKPISELSGKTLGIIGYGNIGKKVATIAKSFGMNIIVNTDHPEKYSEENINFVDKDEIFAKSDIITLHCPLTEDTKDIIRKENIDKMKNGVRIVNVSRGGLVRENDLADALNSGKVLSAGVDVVVTEPMSEDNPLLDAENIIITPHIGWASIDARKRLVDEIIKNYKAFINNEKRNVVN, from the coding sequence ATGAAAAAAATGAAAGGAGTACTGCTTGAAGCAAGTGCAATTGACAAAGGAGACATATCATGGGAAGAACTTTCCGAACATGTCGATTTAACAATTTATGAAAATACAACTGAAAGAAATAAGTTCGAACATATCGGTGATGCAGAAGTCATATTTGATAATAAAGTTATAATAGATGAAGAAGTATTCAGAAAATGTCCAAATATCAAATATGTTGGAGTTTGTGCTACAGGATATAATGTTGTTGACATGACTGCTGCAAGAAAAAGAAACATAACCGTTACGAATGTACCTGCTTACAGTACAGACAGTGTTGTTCAACTTACATGGGCGCTTATTTTAGAGCAGACCTGTAATCTTGAACTCCATAATCAAAGTGTGAAAAATGGTGACTGGATAAATTCAGAAATATTCTGCTACTGGCTCAAACCAATAAGCGAGCTTTCAGGTAAAACATTAGGAATTATCGGTTATGGAAACATTGGTAAGAAAGTTGCAACAATAGCTAAAAGCTTTGGAATGAATATAATTGTAAACACAGATCATCCTGAAAAATATAGTGAGGAAAACATTAATTTTGTAGATAAAGATGAAATTTTTGCTAAATCAGACATTATTACACTTCATTGCCCATTAACAGAAGATACAAAAGACATTATTCGAAAAGAAAATATTGACAAAATGAAAAATGGCGTTAGAATTGTTAATGTTTCAAGAGGAGGGCTTGTAAGAGAAAATGATTTAGCTGATGCATTAAATAGTGGAAAAGTATTGTCTGCTGGTGTTGATGTTGTTGTAACCGAACCAATGAGTGAAGATAATCCTTTACTTGATGCCGAAAACATAATAATAACACCGCACATCGGATGGGCAAGCATTGATGCACGAAAAAGACTTGTTGATGAAATTATAAAAAATTATAAGGCATTCATCAATAATGAAAAAAGAAATGTGGTTAATTAA
- a CDS encoding bifunctional hydroxymethylpyrimidine kinase/phosphomethylpyrimidine kinase: protein MSKENIEKNEINNSNAPILYKRHEDYIPRVAAIHDLCGYGKCSLGVAIPVLSAAGCDVCPVPTGLFSNHTGYPTWYMHDTTEILNDYLNTWKEIDIDIDAVYSGFLGSDEQVEVIKSVYETYPHALKVVDPVMADHGQVYPTYDDDLCQAMASLACEADILTPNLTEAAIILGEPIGEKWRGANIDDEEAHRILNALLDHGAKYVVLKGIQREDGIIRNFVGGKDMDISEASNEFLPYMLHGTGDLYASSLLAAVMVGKDLFESVEFAGNITHDAMIVSSKQPNFQDRGVNFESLLGQVTDLFI from the coding sequence ATGAGTAAAGAAAATATTGAAAAAAATGAAATTAATAATTCGAATGCTCCAATTCTTTATAAAAGACACGAAGATTACATCCCTCGTGTAGCTGCAATACACGATCTCTGCGGATATGGGAAATGTTCACTTGGCGTAGCTATTCCAGTACTTTCAGCAGCCGGTTGTGATGTTTGCCCAGTTCCGACAGGATTATTTTCAAATCATACCGGATATCCTACATGGTATATGCATGACACCACAGAAATCCTTAACGATTATTTGAATACCTGGAAAGAAATCGACATAGACATAGATGCTGTTTATTCCGGGTTTTTAGGATCTGATGAACAAGTTGAAGTGATCAAAAGTGTTTATGAAACATACCCTCATGCTCTAAAAGTTGTAGATCCTGTTATGGCTGACCATGGACAAGTATATCCTACTTATGATGATGATTTATGTCAAGCAATGGCAAGTCTTGCATGTGAAGCTGATATTCTTACTCCAAATCTTACCGAAGCTGCTATTATTTTAGGTGAACCAATTGGTGAAAAATGGAGAGGGGCAAATATTGATGATGAGGAAGCGCACCGTATTCTAAACGCACTTCTAGACCATGGAGCCAAATATGTTGTATTAAAAGGTATACAACGTGAAGATGGAATCATTCGCAACTTCGTTGGTGGTAAGGACATGGATATCTCTGAAGCATCCAATGAATTTTTACCTTACATGTTACATGGAACTGGTGATTTATATGCAAGTTCCCTTTTAGCAGCAGTTATGGTTGGTAAAGACCTTTTTGAGTCTGTTGAATTTGCAGGAAATATTACTCACGATGCAATGATTGTTTCATCAAAACAACCTAACTTCCAAGATCGTGGAGTGAACTTCGAATCACTTCTCGGTCAAGTGACAGACTTATTTATCTAA